DNA sequence from the Sphingobacteriales bacterium genome:
TATCAATAATGCATTCGGAACAGAAAAGATTAAATGGGATTTCATCGACGCAGACAACATCAAAGAAGGGTTAGACAGTTATATCGATAACCATCAGATAGATTTGGTGGCCATGTCTACTCATAAGAAAACATTAATGGAGCGTATCTTCAGCAAAAGCAATACCCGAATGATGGCATTGTATTCCAAAGTACCTGTACTGGTATTCCATAAATAAACTAATTAGTACAGGATTCTGGTCTTAATCGTATTGTTTACCTTTTTCAGGTCTTCCATCATTTCCAGATCTGCGTTGGCATCCACATCTAATACGACATAACCTATAGTCTCGTTCGTTTTCAGGTATTGTCCTAGAATGTTGACATTGTGTTTGGATAAGATAGAGTTCATCTCACTCAATACACCCGGAACATTATGATGGATGTGTAAGACACGTCTGGTGTTGTGTTGTATCGAAAGACTGATTTCAGGAACGGTTTTGGACCCGAGAGTGCTGCCGTTGTCCAGGAATCCCGTCAGCTTTACCGCCACTTCCGTGCCTATGTTTTCCTGGGCTTCCTGTGTGCTTCCGCCTACATGTGGCGTCAGTATCACATTGTCCAATCCTACTAACGGCGACTCAAACCCTTTGCCGTTTTGCTTGGGTTCCGAAGGAAAAACATCAATTGCGGCGCCGCCTACTTTTCCGCTGACAACCGCATTTCTTAATGCGTCTATATCGACCACCGTACCGCGTGCGAGATTTTGAAAGATCACGCCATCTTTCATCAGCGCAAATTCCTTCGCGCCTATCATATTTTTGGTTTGTGCCGTAGCCGGCACATGCAGTGAAATGATATCGGCTTTTTCCATCAACTCCTCTAATGTGTCAACGGAAGATGCATTGCCCAGCGGAAGTTTCGGCTCAACGTCGAAATAAATTACTTTCAATCCCATGCCTTCCGCCATTACAGATACCTGTGTTCCGATATGTCCGTAGCCGACGATGCCAATCGTTTTACCGCGCAGTTCATAGCTGCCTTTAGCTGTCTTCTGCCAGTTGTTTTCATGCATGTATTTGTTCTTTTCCGGAATACGGCGAAGCAGCATGATGGAATTTCCGATGATTAATTCAGCAACGGAGCGTGTATTGGAATAAGGGGAATTAAAAACAGGGATGCCCAGTTCAGTAGCTTTTTTCAAATCCACCTGGTTGGTGCCGATACAGAAACATCCGATGGTCATCAGTTTCTTTGCCTTTTCGAGCACCGGTGCGGTTAAGGTAGTTTTGGAACGAATGCCAATAATATGATACTGTTCAATACAATTCAGCAGCTCTTCTTCCGTCATGGCATCTTTAGAGCTGACGATGGAGGTGTATCCTTTCTTATGGAACTCATTGAAGGCGCTTTGATGTAATCCTTCGAGCAGGAGGATTTTAATTTTGTCTTTAGGAAATGAAACTTCTTTTGCCATAATCAAAAGTAGGGAAGTTTTAGGACTTTAAATGCTGTTAAACAGACGGAGCCGTTTATTTAAGGATTTATTAAAAGTTACTCAATCGCGGCATTCAGGAAATCGACAAAAGGTCTGGACAACAGGCAAAGTTCCGTACTTTTTCTGACCAGTTCATTCGACAGGAAAAAATCATCGTCTAGTTTTTTAAATACAGTAAAACCTTTCAGTTTGATGTATTCAATCGCTTCATTATGCTCGTCATACCCTTTGGGCGGTCGTTTCAGTTTGCTTTCGGCAGTTAAATCACCGAAGCTGTCTTTGAATTTTTTCGAATGGATGATTTTTTAAAATCTCCGAAATTATAATCAATTTCCTGTCTTATTTTCTGGAGGTCTTCCGGCAGGGGCATGTAATACCCTGCGCCGAAGAAACAGTTGCCCGGTTCAAGGTGGAGGTAGTAGCCGGCGTTGCTGCCACTTTTCCCGCTTTTGCTGAGATAGGCGCCCAGGTTGTTTTTGTACGGGCTTTTATCAGAAGAAAACCGCACATCGCGGTGAATGCGGAACAGGCATTTCTTGGGATCCAGCTGTGCAATGGACGAATCCTTCTTTCCCAACATGTTGATCCATCCGGCGATAAAATTCTTTATTTCATTCTGTGCATTTTCGTAACGCTTTCTGTTTGCTTCAAACCAGGGTTTGTTGTTGTTCTTCTTTAACTCTTTTAAGAATTTCAGCGTATCATTTGACAGCATGTTTCTTCAGTTTCAGTTCATTTTTAATCAGCACCTCGAGGGTGTCTTTTTTCAGCATCTCTACCGTTTCATTCCGGATGGCGAGAAACGCATGCCGGATACCGCACGTGATTTCATCCTTGCATTCATCACATTTTTCATAGTATTTATGGGTGACGCAGGGCAACAGGCCGATGGCTCCGTCAAAATATCGGATGATTTCCGCCAGGTTGACTTCCGAGGGGTGTTTAATCAGGTAATAACCTCCTCCTTTGCCTTTTTTGGAATTTAAGATTCCGGCGTTGCGCAAATCGAGCAGGATGGTTTCCAGGAATTTTTTCGGGATGTGTTCCTGCTCGGCTATCTCACTGATTAAAACCGGCTCCCTGGCCGGCTTTTTCGCGAGATACACAAGAGCGTTGATGGCGTATTTGGTTTTTTTAGAGAGCACGACAGTAATTCTTTGAGAGTGAATCTATTTCACCATGCAATTTACTAAAAATATACTTCTTTTAGTCTATATGCTGGGTATTCTTTTATTGTTGATATATCGGAGAATGTGTAAAAATTAATCGTGTTTATACCTGCTTACTTACTACTTTTGACCCATGAGTTTTAAGTACAACCTAACCACACTGACGAATCTTGAATCTATCTTTAAAGAAAATCACTATGTGATCCGTTATGAAAAAGGAAGATTCCAATCCGGTTATTGCATCCTGCAGGATAAAAGAGTGGTGGTGGTCAATAAATTCTTTGAAACGGAAGCACGCATCAATGCCCTTATAGATATTTTGCAGCAGATAGAGGTGGACATCAGTCTGTTGGATGAAAAACAACTAAAACTCTATGATCAGCTGGCACAACAAAAATTGGAGTTGTAGGCTACTTTTCAATGGCGTCTTGTCATACAGGTATTTTCAGAATTTCATAATTTTACGCTAACACATCAACCTTGCAACCGATTCGTTTTATATTTTTAGGTACCGGCACTTCACAGGGTATTCCTGTCATTACCTGCCATTGTGCTGTATGTGCCTCTTCGGACAGCAGAGATAAACGCACCCGTACGTCTTTGTTGATACAATCTGCGACCACTTCTGTTGTAATCGATACCGGCCCCGATTTTCGTCAGCAGATGCTCCGTGAAAAAGTACAGGATTTGGATGCCGTCGTGTTCACACACGGGCATAAGGATCATGTCGCCGGTTTGGATGATATCCGTCCGTTCAATTATTTGCTCAATAAAACCATTGACGTGTATGCGGAGGATGCCGTTCAGGAAATACTGAGAAATGAATTTTCGTATGCATTCAAACCGCAGGATTATCCGGGAGTGCCGCAGATTGCTTTAAAGGCAATGGGTGAAGAACCCTTTAGTATCGGGGACATTCATTTCATCCCGGTTCGGGTGATGCATAAACAGCTTCCTGTTTTAGGATTCAGGATAAATGATTTTACCTATATCACGGATGCCAATTATATTGCTGCAGGTGAACTGGAGAAAATTAGAGGAACGAAAATTTTAGTACTGAATGCATTGAGAAGGGAAAAGCATTTTTCGCATTTCAATCTGCAGGAAGCATTGGATAAAGTGTCAGAGATAAAACCGCAACAAGCCTATTTTACGCATATTTCACATCATCTTGGCTTACACGAAGCTGTGGAACGCGAATTGCCGGAAACCATACATCTGGCTTACGACGGATTGTCGATAAGTTTATAATTATTCCTGTTCGTGATAATCTTGCGGCTCTTCGCCGGGTAATTCTTCAGACATCTCTTTTCCTCTTTCGTTTTGCTGTGCCAGCGACCAGTTATCCGTCGTGATTGTCTGCAGCCATGCCATACCGGACTTTCGGAATACCTGTGCGCTGATGCCTGTCTTTTCATGAAAACTGGTTTCCAGTTCTGTTACCGTCATAGAGGGATCAATCTTCCATTCAACATCAACAGCCTCGGCATTTAATTCCTTCAGGGAATAATTCAGATGCAGTAAAGTGGAGTTGGAAGTGCCTTCACCGCTTTGGTGTGATTTGCCGTAAAATTCCAGTTTTAAAAACGGAAAATGCGCGCTGAAGTCAGCTTGTATGTCTTTGAGTTTTCCGGCAGATAGAATGTGTATAGTCATGGTGAATTTTAATGCCTAAATATAGTCAGGAAATCAGAAACTGAATATGATAAAAGTCAGATTATTACATTGCAATAGTAAAATTGTATTGCAGATAAATTAAATCATTTATTTTCCCAGTTATAAAATATAGGTGAACTTCCGCCACATTTCGAAAATGCTCTCAGTTCTATAATGTATTGTCTCTTTTCTGAAATTTGGTCTATAATTACCGGTGAGACAGATGATTCAAGATTGATGGATGTCTGCTGAATTGCAATGTTATATTTTTGCTCTGAAACGGCACCAAAATAAATGTAGACTTTTTCGTTTTTGCTGACTACAGAATCTATAGAAGGCGTGGAGGTTTTCGGGTAGCATTCACCTTTCATGGCATACCACTGATTTCCGGAATAATAATAAATCATTCCTTCGCCTTTGATCAGTACAATATCACCTTCGTTCGCTTTAGCTGAAACAGCATTAAACTCTGCTCTGGAGATGGGTTTAATGCTTGAAATATTGACACTGTTGCTCTGTGCTTTAAGTCCTGATAAGAGTCCAAAAAACAGAAAGATAATAATGCATACAAATTTCATAGCGGTTATTTTAGCAGTTGGTTAAGCATGGCCTGTAAATCAGATCCGAACACATCTTTTGCAATAATTTTTCCGGTATTGTCAATAATGAACAATTTTGGCGTTGTACGGATGTTTAATTTTGGAATTACCGATGATTCCTGAACAGGTTTTAGCTCAGCAACGTTTATCCATCTTTCAATTTTGTATTTCTGGATAGCCAGCAGCCAGTTTTCTTTTTTTTCGTCCAGCGAAACAGATAAAATCCCTACACCTTTCTTTTGAAACTGCGCAAGCATTTCCATCAACTGTGGAGTTTTAGTCTGACAGGCATGACAGGAAGACATCCAAATGTAAACGACGGTGAATTTATTCTTTTCCGCTTCATTATATAAAGAACGTATTTCATTTTTTGCATCATATGAAATTACATCTGGAATTTTAGCGCCGGTCTGTGTTTGTATGATACCTGAAAATTCTTTTAATTTTTCAGTCGAAAGCTTTATCCCGCAGCCATCAGCGTATTGCTCATTCAGATAGGCAACCTCAGGGTCATTATTGCGTTTCAGGAAGTAGTCAACAAGAAAATTAAAGACATAATTTCTCACCGTCTCATTAGCCTGACTTTTTTTCATCAGGATATCAATTCCTTCATTCAGAGAAATATTGGAGTTGTCGCAGTAATCAGAAAAGTATTTGATTATTTTGGCGTTAAATACAGGATGATTCAGAATTAGCGGATTTTTGAAGTCAATATAATCAAAATAATGCCAGTGCAGCATGGCATCATAGTTGTCGAAATATTTCTTTAATTCAGGAGTAGTCGCAGCAGAGGGTATTTTCAAAAAATCTGCAAGCACAGAAGCAAATAATACAGCATTATCTTTGGATGCAGAGTCGCACATCAGGTTCATGGCATCGTGCAGTTTTTCTCGCTGTCTCTCGAACCCGAGTGATTTGTTCAGGTATAAAGAGTCAAACCGGCTTAGGGTAGCTGCATTATACTGGATTTTATTCAGTGCCTCGTAAATCTTATTGGATATATCAATTAGTTGATTTCCGATAATATTATCCAGAGAATTGGTAATTATCAGTTCTTTTTTTTCCAGCACAATTTTTAATTCAAGTTTGACATTCTTTTCAAGCGGATTGAATAAGAAGCCCAGTCCATCTTTGTCATTTTTTTTGTAGTGTAGCTCGCAGTAGCCTTTATAATTGGCCATATCAAATAAAAGACTATCCTTATTCTCATTGCTGACCAGAACAGAATCTTTTGTGGAAAGTATACCGTTTTCGTAGTATTTAATCCAGAGGTATGCCGGTTTAGTGAGTAAACTGTCAGAAATGCTGATTCGTAATTTTTCAGCCTGAACTGAAAGGAAACTAAAAAGGGTAATTGCCCACAGCAAGAAATGTTTTATCATAGATAACCGTACATTAAACTAATCAAAATTGATGCAATTTGCGGCGCAGGTGACTCCGTTTGAGTCTTCATAAGCTTCATAATACATGTACCACGTTGGTCTGGAATTATAAGCATGTGAATAGGTGTTGTTGTAGTAGGATTGTTCACCTACACCATATGTACTTGGGTAAACACCGCACTGTACGTCATCGTCTTCGTCCGCCGTACTTTGGTTGTTTTTAAACCCAACATGTGCAACTGCACAAAAATCCCAGGCTCCCAGGTTCGCAGAACCACTTCCAGCTCCGAAGCAGTTGCAATATTTGTAATTCTGATAGTACAGATAATTCTTGTTCATACGGATACCACCATCTTGTATATCAATCCCAGTAGTGCCAGATGCACCACCTGCAGACCTGTATGTTGAATTGACAACCACTCTTGAACCACCAGGAGGCGAAAGATGCAGATTGCTGTTGGTAGATAATACTCTTCCCTGAATAACCAGGTCGCCCCAATCTGCAGTGCCATCTATGGTAGATGTAGAACCGCAATCATTACAATTGAATAATACGCCTCTTCTGACATCAACAGAAAGATCCGGGTCGATGAACATAGCCGTAGCACTGGAATTATTTCTGAGGTTTAGACCTGCAGAGCCGTAGTTCATGTACATTACATTATCGCTCCATCGTGGCCAAAAGTAAGTCTCATAGGTGCCTGCGGAATTTTTTGCTGCGAAATTGGCTGTGTTTTCAACTCCGAAAACGGTGCCGCCAGCTCCAAGTGTAAGCTGATACCCTGGTGCTTGTGTACCAATTCCTACATTTCCACTGTGATACGCCATGCCATCGCTTGCTCTGACACTGTAAAGAAGTTGTTCCCCGGAATTTTCAAATACGAAGCCTTGACTTGCACTGTTATTAACTCTGAATCTGATGGCATGTTGTGTAAATCCGGCACCGGCAACTGCAGTACCGGCTGCCATAGACCTTCCTGCTCCAGATTGTCCCATATAGATTCCCCAGTTTGCATCACCGGCAGACCACATTCTGATGCCCCGTGTGCTTCCGCCATCAACTGAATTCTGAACAATTAACCGACCTTCCGGGTGAACATCACCAACGATATGCAGTTTGAAACCCGGTGCAACTGTGCCCATTCCCACGTTTCCGTCATCACGAACAAACAAAGCAGAAGTTCCGTTGTCCTGCACATCAAAATCTCCTGTAGAAGAAAGGTTTATAGTGGTATTTGCCGTGCCGTTATTCGCTATGGTGAATAAGTTACTGCCTTGTGTAATGGTAGTCGCACGCACCAAAGTTCCGCCTAATTCAACATAGGGATCAGCAGCTGAAGCATTTGGAGCAGCCGTCTGAATGTTTACTCCATTTTGCGCTTTTATGATGGTTGTCCCATTCACCCAGCTTGGTGCTGCTGCTCCGTTAGTTCTTAATATCTGACCACTGGTACCTGCAGCAAGCCGAACCCAATCTGTACCGTTATAGTACATAATATCTCCATTCGTATCGGAACCAAGTGCAATATCTGTTCCATCCACCGCATTATCCTGAATGGTGGCAACACCGGTGTTGGAAATCGCCACATCACCGCTTAAGGTTTGTTCAGCCGGGTCATTTGATGCATTTCCTATCCAGACTTTACCGTTACTGAGTTTTGCTGTCGTACCTGCCACAATTTTTGTCCATGTACCCGTCCAGAAGTAAAAACCTGCACCGGAGCCACCGGTTACTGCAGCATTTGTATTGTATACCATCATGCCTGTAGTTCCGGTACCTGAAGCCAAACCCCAGGTTGCAACATTAGATAAACTAACTCTTGGTATAAGCATACCCATGTTCGTAGAAGAAATATCCAGTTTTGCACTGGCATCAGGCGTATTCGTTCCTATTCCGACATTGTTCTGGCAAAACGCGGAATGACAAATTAATGCGATGGCCGCTAGCGTGTATATTCTTTTCATGGCATTTGATTTAATGACAGAGTTCGTTTAAATTATCGTTTAATTATTTTCTTAGTAAAAACTTTATTTGCTGTTTTAAATTCTGCAACATAAGCAGCATTTGGCAGAGCGGATAAATCGTATGTCAGTGTATTAAATCCGGCTGAGATATTTCTTTGCATTCGTACTACAACCTGACCTAAGATGTCATATACATCAAGAATGAGTATCGTCTGCTCAGGAGAAACTATTGTTAACGATGAATAGTCGGAAGTAGGATTTGGAAAAAAATCTGAAATTAGATAGCCTTGTACTTCGTATAGCTTACCTTCTAAAATTGGAGAATATGAAAATTTATTATTGATATCTACTTGCTTTAGTCGGTAGTAATAGACCACTCCGGCGTGTACATTCTTATCTTCCAGTGAGTAAGAATTAATATGATTGGAATTTCCATTGCCTGCTATCCAACCGATAGTTTCAAAATCTACGGCATTTGTACTGCGCTGTACTTCAAAACCCAGGTTGTTGAATTCTGAAGCAGTGGACCAGTTTAATAAGAATGATTCATTGTTCAGAATGGTAAGGGTGAAATTAATAAGTTCTACCGGTAATAACGTATTCGCATCAACAGCACCCCATAATCTGTAGTTTGAGAAAGATGTCTGGCTTGGAAGCGTTTTACCTGTAGGTCCCATGAAATAACCCAGTTCATTCTGAAATCCCGCTGCCGGCTGATAGGTAGCTAAATTGCCGCCTGGTATTCCGTTTCTGGCAATGTATTGCATTTTGTAGTTTGGAGAACATGGAACGGAGTAATAATTGGCAGATCCTTCTAAATTCGAGCTTGGAAACACTGTAATGGAATAATTGTAAGAAGTGGCATTATCAGGAGTGATATTCCATTGGTGTGAAATTTTTTCTGTCAATCTCGCCCAGTCTGTTATGCCATCCGGAGCACCGGTACAGGTAGAAAAATAGTTTATGCTTAACGGGTTGTTGTCTACTTTGGCCACATCGGTAAATACATCCGGGTCAATAAGATTCTGACTGCCAATCTCCAGATAAGACAATATACCGGTTGATGCAGGAGCACTTGTGAAGGAAAGTGAAAATGCGTTCATGCCGCCTAAATAGGATTTATTTACGCCAACAGGGAAGAAATAGATAGTGGCTGCATTCACCTGACGTTTCAGTTTCCCTTCAATATATCTTGTTACTGCACCGCTGCCCGTACTGTGGCCTGTTATAGCTGAAGCAGACGGGTTCAAAATATATAAATAGTTGGAGTAATTACCTGTATAAGTTATATCGCTGGTACCAACAGAAGCTGACTGAGTTCTTATTATGCCATTGCTGTTTTCAAATGTCAGCAAGCCAGATGCATTGATATGTACATCATTCAACAGGCTGACGTATTCACCTGTCGAACCGGACTTGTCAATATAGAGATTATAAAACTGATTATCATTTCCTGCAGTACCATTCATCACGCCTGAAATTGTTTGATCTGATGTTCCGGAGAATCGTTCAGCACCCGTACTTTGATATTTGTTATTTCCACCAGGCTGATTGTTTGCCCAGTTTCCGGTTAACTCAATACCATTTGTTGTTCCACCGGTATTTACAAATAATGCATCCTGCATTGTGATATCTCCGTTTACATAAATGAGAGCTCCGTTATTATACAAGGTTGGTGTTGCAGAAGATATGGCTGGAGTCTGTCCTTTTAGATATAATTCATTTGCTGCATTAGCATTTCCTAACCAGACAATAAGCCAAAAGGACAGGTAAAATCGAAGAATGGTCATTTTATTCTAAATGTAATGACTCTAATATGATTTCTCAGGAAGTTAGTACGGCAATATGAAGTTAACCAATAATGTGGATACTTAATATTAAATTTATTTTACCTTCGGTTTATACTTCGAAGCGGTTAAAATCTTTTGCCCGTCTGAAACTGCAAAGAGTTCTTTCAGGGTAGTGTCGGGATTTTCTTCCATGTATTTTTGAACAATCTGCCAGCCCAGCCAGGCTCCTGCTTTTCCCGGGCTTTCCTTAGGCATGCCATAGGTGGTGGGGCCTTCCTTCACATATTTGAATTGTTCGAACTTCGTATCATACAGTAAATTCTTTTCCAGAAAATATGCCCAGATCTGCTGTTCATTATCCTTGCACCATTTCCATTGTTTTTCGGTATATTTGATGATGTCGTTTTCTTTCTCTTGCGGCAATAAGCTTTGGATAAAGAACAGGATTTTTCCTTCTGCGACCATCTTGTCCAGAAGGGTGGATTTGTCATCCGGCACCGGAACGATATTGGCACCTAACACATTGGCACAATCGATTGCCATATATTTCTGGTCAAAAGTCGGAATCATGAAGGTGTATTCCTGAAAGACAGCAGGATAATAAATATAGCCCGGACCCAGGTATTTATCCAGTGAAATTCCGAGTATGGAATCCGTGGCGGTGAAAACAGAATAGGAAAACTCGGAAATGCAGGTGATGACTTTGGGTGTCGGTTTTTCCGGGAAATAACTTTTGTAATTGGCAAAAGCGGTTTGCAGATCCTCTTTTAAAAAAGCGATATCTGCGAAGCGTTGCTGCACGGTGTCGTACAAACCTCTCATGGCCTTTTTGGTGAGAAAATCCCGCATCACCTGCAGCTGCATTTCTTTGTTTCCGGTAGCCGGAATATTCAGCACCTGATGGTAAAATATCTTATAAAACAGAGGATATTTCGCATCCAGCCTTGCTAACTCATTTTCCAGCTCGTCCGGGTTGCAGGCAAATAACTCTTTCTCAAAGCGGATGATGTCCACCTGTACTTCTGACTTCTTCACGACCTTTTCCTTTTTGGGTGGAGACTTTTGTTGCTGGCAGGTACAGGAAGAAAAGCAGGATAGGATTAAGGCAGTTAATAGGATGGGGGTATATTTTTTCATTCTACTGGAAGTTGTTGCCAAAAATAAGACTTTGGATACAGATAGTTGAAGATGTTTAGCTAAATTATGATTTGAGCGAAGGTTTTAATTTATATCCTTACTTTTCTCTTTTCGAGTTTAACTTATACCTTTACATACATGAAAATCGGTTTAGCACAGCAAAACTATAGGATTGGTGATTTCAGAGGTAACTTTGAGAAATTGAAATCTGCCATTGAAGAAGGAATACGGGCAAGAGCAGACTTGATTGTATTCAGTGAGCTCGCTGTTTGCGGTTATCCGCCCCGCGATTTTCTGGAGTTCAGGCATTTTATCCGGGAATGTGAGCATGTCATACAGCAACTCGCCTCTTTAGCGGGGAATAAGATTGCCGTAGTGGTGGGGGCGCCTTCCAGAAACCCTAAAAAAGATGGAAAGGATCTGTATAATTCTGCTTTTTTTCTGGAAAACGGTTCGGTCAAATATATTGCGCATAAAACATTGCTCCCCACGTACGATGTATTTGATGAATACCGGTATTTTGAACCCTGCCATGATTTTGATGTTGTGGAATATAAAGGCAAAAAAATCGCACTGACCATTTGCGAGGATATCTGGGATACGGGAGCGGAGAATCCATTGTATAAAATAAACCCGGTGGCGGAGTTGTCAAAATTTCAACCGGATATC
Encoded proteins:
- a CDS encoding DUF2461 domain-containing protein — protein: MLSNDTLKFLKELKKNNNKPWFEANRKRYENAQNEIKNFIAGWINMLGKKDSSIAQLDPKKCLFRIHRDVRFSSDKSPYKNNLGAYLSKSGKSGSNAGYYLHLEPGNCFFGAGYYMPLPEDLQKIRQEIDYNFGDFKKSSIRKNSKTASVI
- a CDS encoding MBL fold metallo-hydrolase; amino-acid sequence: MRFIFLGTGTSQGIPVITCHCAVCASSDSRDKRTRTSLLIQSATTSVVIDTGPDFRQQMLREKVQDLDAVVFTHGHKDHVAGLDDIRPFNYLLNKTIDVYAEDAVQEILRNEFSYAFKPQDYPGVPQIALKAMGEEPFSIGDIHFIPVRVMHKQLPVLGFRINDFTYITDANYIAAGELEKIRGTKILVLNALRREKHFSHFNLQEALDKVSEIKPQQAYFTHISHHLGLHEAVERELPETIHLAYDGLSISL
- a CDS encoding DUF2461 family protein, which produces MIHSKKFKDSFGDLTAESKLKRPPKGYDEHNEAIEYIKLKGFTVFKKLDDDFFLSNELVRKSTELCLLSRPFVDFLNAAIE
- a CDS encoding redoxin domain-containing protein, which codes for MIKHFLLWAITLFSFLSVQAEKLRISISDSLLTKPAYLWIKYYENGILSTKDSVLVSNENKDSLLFDMANYKGYCELHYKKNDKDGLGFLFNPLEKNVKLELKIVLEKKELIITNSLDNIIGNQLIDISNKIYEALNKIQYNAATLSRFDSLYLNKSLGFERQREKLHDAMNLMCDSASKDNAVLFASVLADFLKIPSAATTPELKKYFDNYDAMLHWHYFDYIDFKNPLILNHPVFNAKIIKYFSDYCDNSNISLNEGIDILMKKSQANETVRNYVFNFLVDYFLKRNNDPEVAYLNEQYADGCGIKLSTEKLKEFSGIIQTQTGAKIPDVISYDAKNEIRSLYNEAEKNKFTVVYIWMSSCHACQTKTPQLMEMLAQFQKKGVGILSVSLDEKKENWLLAIQKYKIERWINVAELKPVQESSVIPKLNIRTTPKLFIIDNTGKIIAKDVFGSDLQAMLNQLLK
- a CDS encoding Rrf2 family transcriptional regulator, with amino-acid sequence MLSKKTKYAINALVYLAKKPAREPVLISEIAEQEHIPKKFLETILLDLRNAGILNSKKGKGGGYYLIKHPSEVNLAEIIRYFDGAIGLLPCVTHKYYEKCDECKDEITCGIRHAFLAIRNETVEMLKKDTLEVLIKNELKLKKHAVK
- the serA gene encoding phosphoglycerate dehydrogenase, coding for MAKEVSFPKDKIKILLLEGLHQSAFNEFHKKGYTSIVSSKDAMTEEELLNCIEQYHIIGIRSKTTLTAPVLEKAKKLMTIGCFCIGTNQVDLKKATELGIPVFNSPYSNTRSVAELIIGNSIMLLRRIPEKNKYMHENNWQKTAKGSYELRGKTIGIVGYGHIGTQVSVMAEGMGLKVIYFDVEPKLPLGNASSVDTLEELMEKADIISLHVPATAQTKNMIGAKEFALMKDGVIFQNLARGTVVDIDALRNAVVSGKVGGAAIDVFPSEPKQNGKGFESPLVGLDNVILTPHVGGSTQEAQENIGTEVAVKLTGFLDNGSTLGSKTVPEISLSIQHNTRRVLHIHHNVPGVLSEMNSILSKHNVNILGQYLKTNETIGYVVLDVDANADLEMMEDLKKVNNTIKTRILY
- a CDS encoding T9SS type A sorting domain-containing protein, coding for MTILRFYLSFWLIVWLGNANAANELYLKGQTPAISSATPTLYNNGALIYVNGDITMQDALFVNTGGTTNGIELTGNWANNQPGGNNKYQSTGAERFSGTSDQTISGVMNGTAGNDNQFYNLYIDKSGSTGEYVSLLNDVHINASGLLTFENSNGIIRTQSASVGTSDITYTGNYSNYLYILNPSASAITGHSTGSGAVTRYIEGKLKRQVNAATIYFFPVGVNKSYLGGMNAFSLSFTSAPASTGILSYLEIGSQNLIDPDVFTDVAKVDNNPLSINYFSTCTGAPDGITDWARLTEKISHQWNITPDNATSYNYSITVFPSSNLEGSANYYSVPCSPNYKMQYIARNGIPGGNLATYQPAAGFQNELGYFMGPTGKTLPSQTSFSNYRLWGAVDANTLLPVELINFTLTILNNESFLLNWSTASEFNNLGFEVQRSTNAVDFETIGWIAGNGNSNHINSYSLEDKNVHAGVVYYYRLKQVDINNKFSYSPILEGKLYEVQGYLISDFFPNPTSDYSSLTIVSPEQTILILDVYDILGQVVVRMQRNISAGFNTLTYDLSALPNAAYVAEFKTANKVFTKKIIKR